A region of Chelonoidis abingdonii isolate Lonesome George chromosome 8, CheloAbing_2.0, whole genome shotgun sequence DNA encodes the following proteins:
- the ANAPC13 gene encoding anaphase-promoting complex subunit 13, producing MDSEVQRDGRILDLIDDAWREDRLPYEDVAIPLNELPEPEQDNGGTTESVKEQEMKWTDLALQYLHENVPPIGN from the exons ATGGACAGTGAGGTGCAGAGGGATGGAAGAATCCTGGATTTGATTGATGATGCATGGAGAGAAGATAGATTACCCTATGAAGATGTAGCAATACCCTTG AATGAGCTTCCTGAACCAGAACAAGATAATGGCGGCACAACAGAGTCAgtaaaagaacaagaaatgaaatGGACAGACTTGGCTTTGcaatatttgcatgaaaatgtTCCCCCAATAGGAAACTAG